The following is a genomic window from Hymenobacter monticola.
TAGGTCGCGGGCGGCCCGTTGGACTTGGGTGCCGCCCGCGTAGGCCACGTATGAGCGGGGGCTCATCTCGTCGTATTCGCCCGGCATCGGCACTTCCTTATTGGCCGCGATATCCCAGAGGCTTAGGTCAACGGCGCAGCCGCGGTTGTGGCGCGAGCCCTTGCGCGGGTCGGCCACAAACTCCCGCTTGGCTACCGGCGTGTGGTCCCACATCTGCTTGGTGATGCGCCAGGGCCGGTAGCCATCAAACACTAGCAGGCAGTAGCCCAGCGGCTTTAGCTCCGCATTCACTTGCACCAGCGCCTCGGCTGCCGGCCGCTGCAGAAACGCCCGCGCCTGCGGGTAGAGCACCCGGCCCATGAAGTTGTGCGCCGTGGCGTAGCGAATATCCAGCTTAATAGTGGGGTCGAGCTGGGTCAGTTCTACCAGTTCCGAAGCCCTAGAAACGCCCGTTTCGCGCGGTGGCTGGGCCGCGCAGCTGCTGAAGAGGCTCAGGCAACACGTCAGCCAGAGATACAGAAAGGGGTGGCAGATTTCCATTCGAACTGATATCACTGTTTGGGTCAATGATTTTATGGTTGCCGCATGCGACTGCCCTTGGGAAGCTTGCTGAACAAAATGCCAGGGGTAGCAGCGTAATGAAACCCTTGAAATACTCCGTAGTCTGCTCGCGCATTGCGTTCGGTAAGGGCCGAGTCGAGGAACAGGCCCGTGGGTCGGATTTCATAGTATAGCCGAGGATTGTAAACCATTCGACGGCGGCCTTAGGCGTCATCCCATTCCTCACCGGAATCTTCTATTCCATAGTACTCCAACTTGCCGTCATGGTCCCAGTCTTTGGCCGAGTCGTTGAATGCTACCAAGGTGTCAATTTTAGCAATCTGGCCGTTTACGATGTGGAAGCGTCGGGCTAATTCCAATGACGGACGGTTGTTGAAAGCAACAAGAAGCTCTCCATTGCCTTCGCCAGTGGGCACCCAGATGGGATAAAGTTTCTCGGTTGTAGGCAGCGCGTAATAGTCATACATCAGGCCATCATTAGCCGTGTCGCGGTAAATAATCCGGTTGTTGCGCTTGATGGTAAAGGTCAGTTTCAAATCACTCGGCTCGCGAATAATTACCGTATCTGCTGGCCGTATGGATTTGATAATAACGACCAAGCCAGGCGCAACAGCCTTCCGTTCCTCGAGCGGAATATGCAGGGCTGGTACGTCTTCCGAACGAAGCTCATCTGATGCATCCACGGTTGTATCGGTCGGGTGAGTTTGCGCGGCCACAAGTGAATCTGCTCGTTTCGGGGTGACTGCGGAGGCTGGTGTTTCTGCTGTCGAAGTTCTTTTGCTTTCGCAGCCAACTACTAAAAACCAAAAGAGGAAACCTCCCGCTATTGAGCGAATAAACAGACTCCGCATAATTGCCGGTGCTTTTTCTAAAGAACCAAGACGGAAGTTAGTAGTCGGTTTTAAATGACAGCAATGAACCAATAAAAAAGGCGACCCGTACGGGTCGCCTTTTCAGTATTTCGAAGGCGGGTTTCTAAAGCAGCCCGCTCAAAAAGCCCGGTGCAATGCCGAGGATGATGGTGAGCAGCGCCAGCACCACCAACGTCGCCGACTGAATACCGTCCACCGGCACGGGGGTGGCATTTTCGTCGGCCGGGCGCAGGTACATGGCGATGAGCGGGCGCAGGTAGTAATAGAGGCCCACCATGCTCATGATGACGGCGAATACTACAAGACCGATATAGCCCTGACCCACGGCCGCCGCCAGCAGGAAAAACTTGCCAAAGAAGCCCCCCGTGAGCGGGATGCCGGCCAGCGACAGCATGGCCACCGTCATCACAAAGGCCAGTAGCGGGTTGGTGCGACCCAGGCCGTTGAGGCCGGCGTAAGAGTCGTTTTGGCGGTGGTCGTTCACCAGTTTCAGCACGCCGAAGGATGCTACGGTAGCGATGGAGTAAGCCAGCGAGTAGAAGAAAATGGCGCTGGCGGCTTCGCCTTTCAGCACGCCTTTGCTGGCCACGAGGCCGATGAGCAAGTAGCCGGCATGGCTCACGCTGGAGTAGGCCAGCATACGCTTGGGACTGTCTTGGGCGGCCGCGCCCACGTTGCCGAGTAGCAGCGTGAGGGCACACATGGCCTGAATGGTGGGCATCCAGAAGCCCTGAGCCGCTGGCAGGGCCACGGCCAGCAGCTTGAGGAAGGCGGCAAAACCGGCCGTCTTCACCACCGTGCTCATGAAGGCAGTGAAAAAGGTGGGCGTGCCCTCGTACACGTCGGGCGTCCAGAAGTGGAACGGCGCGGCCGACACCTTGAAGCCGATGCCGATAATCATCATCAGAATGCCGATGTAGAGCATGGGCTGCAGGCTGGCATTGGCTGGGGCGGCCACGGCAGCGGCCAGCTGCGAGAGGGCAAAAGTGCCGGTAGCACCATAGAGCAGCGCCACGCCAAAGAGCAAAATGCCGGTTGCAAACGCGCCCATCAGGAAATACTTGAGGGCGGCTTCGTTGGAGCGCGAGTCGCGCTTGCTGCTGCCAGCCAGCACGTACATGCTGATGCTCAGGATTTCAATGCCCACGAATAGCATCAGCAGGTGGTCGTAGCCTATCATCATGATGGCGCCCACCAACGAGAACAGCAGCAGGGCGTAGTATTCGGCCAGGTTAGGCTCGCCCGAAACCACGTAGCTGCGCGAGAAGGGCAACAGCACAATGGCCGTGAGCAGCACAATGCCGGTGAAGGCCACCGTGTAGTGGTCGACCACCAGCATGTGGTTGAAGTACGACGCGGGCTCGCTGTTCCAGTCGGCGTAGTTGGCCCCGAACACGGCCAGCAGCAGCAGCATAGCGCCGGGCAGCAGCACCTTGTTCGAGCGCAGGAAGCCCAGGAACAGGTTGACGATGCCGAAGACGGAGAGGAGAATGATGGAGGTCATATCGGGTAACCCCACCCCCGGCCCCCTCCCCTCCGGGAGAGGGGGAGCCTGGAGATTTCAGGGCTTTTAACTGAAGTAAATCAAAAGCCCCTCCCCCGGAGGGGAGGGGATGGGGAGGGGTTAGCGGCCGCGGGCGACTACTTCTAATATGCTTGCAACGGCCGGCTCGGCCAGGTGCAGGAACGAGTTCGGAAACAGGCCAATCCAGAACACCAGCGCGATGAGCGGCACCAGCACCAGCAGCTCGCTACCGGTGAGGTCGGTGATGGTTTCGGAGAAGGCCGAATCGGGGCCGAGCATCACGCGCTGAAACATGCGCAGCAGGTACACGGCCGAGAAAATGATGGTGAGGCCGGCCACGGCGCCCACCCAGGCGTTGTATTGATACACGCCGGCCAGCAGCAGAAATTCGCCCACGAAGCCGCCGGTGAGCGGCAGGGCCACGGTGCTCAGCAACATCACCAGGAAGCAAACGGACAGCACGGGCGTGCGACGGGTGAGGCCGCCGAGGTCGGGGATGTAGCGGGTGCCGGTGCGGCGCTCAATGGCGTCGGCGATGAAGAACATGCCCACCACGTTCACACCGTGGGCCAGCATCTGCACCACAGTGCCCTGCAGGCCGGTAGCAGTGAGCGAGAACACGCCGGCAGCCATTAAACCCACGTGCGAGAGCGAGGAGTAGGCGATGAGGCGCTTCACGTCGCGCTGGCGAATGGCGATGATGGCGCCATAGATGATGCCGATGACCGAAAGGATGATAACCGGCTTCTGCCACTGGCTCACGCCCAGCGGCACGACAGGAAGCAGCCAGCGCATGGTGCCGTAGATGCCCATTTTCAGCATGATGCCCGAGAGCAGCATGGTGGCCGGGGCGGGGGCGTCGGTGTAGGTGTCGGGCTGCCAGGTGTGGAAGGGGAAGATGGGCATCTTCACAGCGAAGGCCGCGAAAATCAGCCAGAACAGCCACGACTGCTCGGCGGCGCTTAGTTTCAGGCTGTAAAAGGCCGACAGCTCCGAGGAGTGCGCGGCCAGCGAGCCGGCGGCAGGGCCGGTTTGCAGGTACAGGTACACGAAGCCGGCCAGCATCAGCAGCGAGCCTACCACGGTGTACAAGAAGAACTTGAGGGTAATGGCCACGCGACGCTCGCCGCCCCAGGCACCGGCCAAGAAGTAAATCGGAATGAGGGCCACTTCCCAAAAGAAGTAGAATAGGAAAGCATCGAGCGAGGTGAACACGCCCAGCAGGCCGGTTTGCATGAACAGCACGAGGGCGTAGAAGGCCGTCGGGTTGTCGAAATCGCGCTTGAAGGCGCTGAGCAGGATAAGCGGAACCAGAAAGGTGGTGAGCAGCACCAGCAGCAAGCTCAGGCCGTCGAGGCCAAGGTGAAAGTTGATGCCGGCCGAGGGAATCCAGCTGTAGTTGAGGTCGAAGCCGGCAGCGCCGCTGTTTTTGAAGGCGAAGGCGGTGTACACCGCGAGGCCAAATTCGATGAGCGAGGCGCCCAGCGCGAGGGCCCGGGCGGTGGCTCCCTTGGTGAGCAGCAGCAGCAGCGCGGCGGCCAAAGGGAGGAAAAGCAGAACAGCAGTCAGCATCGGCAATAGCAGAAGGGCAGCAGCGGCACCGGGAAACCGGCCCGCAAATTGAGCGCAAACTTACGCATTGACCCGCAAGGGTGCACTGTTTTTGTGCAAGTTCTACAGTCGGGCCACCCGGCGGCTGGCCAGCACGCGCCCCGCGGCATCAAGCCACTGCACCGTGTAAAGCCCCGGTGCCAAAGCCGCTACTGAAACGGAAGTCTCGATTCCGGCCGTCGGCTGGCGGCGCACTTGGCAGCCCAACGCGTCGAGCAGGCGCACGTTGACGGCGGTTGGGGCGGGCTGGCGCAGGGTAAGGATTTCGACGGCGGGATTGGGGAAAGCGCCGTAGCTGGCGGCTTCGGAAGAAGCTGCCGTGGCCATGGGGCGGCAGAACACGGCCATGATTTTCGTCCAGAGCTCGTTGTCGAACGACGACGCGGCCAGGGTGCGCTGGCCCGCCGACTGGCCCTGGCGCACCACCACGAGCCCCAGGCTGGGCACCACGTAAATCTTTTGGTCGTTTTTGCCAAGGGCGGCAATCATGTCGGCGGGTGCGGCCGGTGTGAAAGACCCCGAGAAAGTCAGCTGCGAGCCGGGCAGCTTGTAGCTGGCCTGGCCGTTGACCCACCAGAGGTAGCCGTAGCTGCGGTTCATCGTCTGGCTGGGGGTGGTCATGGCCTGGAAGTAGGCGCCATCAGTCATAATCTGAGTGCCGTTCCAGGCGCCGCGGGCTAGGATGAAGAGGCCGAACCGGGCCATGCTGCGGGCTTTGCTGTAATACACATCGTTGACCCACACGCCCGTCATGCCAATGCGGTTGCCGAGGCGCTGGTTGGTGTATTGCGTCATGCTACTGGCGCCGCTGGCTTGCGTGAGCACGTCTTGCAGGGTGCGGTAGGCGCCGGTGTGGTAGGCCCAGCGCGTGGCGGACGGGGCGAGGTAGCGCAGGCAGCTAGGCGTGGTGCTTTCGTTGTCGCAGGGCGCGGGCGGGGTGTCGTCGAGCCCGGTGGTCATCGTGAGTTGGTGCCGGATGGTAATCTGGCGTTGCTGGGGACGGGTGGCGCTGGTCCAGCGGCCCAGGTAGCGGGAGGTGCTGTCGTTGAGGCTCAGAATGCCGTCCTGCTGCGCCAGGCCCACCAGTGTGGCCGTGAGCGACTTGCCCGCCGAGGCCCAGTACCAGACTGAATCGGCGGTGTAAGTGCCGTAGTATTGCTCCACCACCATGCGCCCATCTTTTAGAATGAGCAGCGACTTGCTGCCCTTGCGCCCGGCAAAAGCCAGCAGCGAATCGAGCTGCGGCTGGCACCAGCCCAGGCTGGCGGGCGTGGTGCTGGCCCAGGTACTGCCGGTGAGGGAAGGAAAGTAGAGCGTCTGGGTTTGGGCCTGAGCCGGATTATCACTCAAAAGCAAGCCCAGGAGGCAGCAGCAAGCGAGTAGCAGTTTTTTCATCGGCGCAAAGGTCTTTACAATCGAATATCTACCTAGACTTGCTGACCAGCTACCGGTTTAATGGATTGACTAATCCAGCTAGCAACTGTTTTGCCATAGACATGAATCATCCCATCCTGCGCGTGGCCCGGCCCACCGATAACCTGCCTGCGCTGCTGCGCTTCTATTGCGACGGCCTGGGTCTCCAACAATTGGCTTCCTTCTCGGCCCACAACGGTTTCGATGGCGTGATGCTGGGCCACCCGCAGGCGCCCTACCATCTGGAGTTCACGCATCAGCCCGGCCACAGCGTAGGCCGCGCTCCCACAGCCG
Proteins encoded in this region:
- a CDS encoding NADH-quinone oxidoreductase subunit N, translating into MTSIILLSVFGIVNLFLGFLRSNKVLLPGAMLLLLAVFGANYADWNSEPASYFNHMLVVDHYTVAFTGIVLLTAIVLLPFSRSYVVSGEPNLAEYYALLLFSLVGAIMMIGYDHLLMLFVGIEILSISMYVLAGSSKRDSRSNEAALKYFLMGAFATGILLFGVALLYGATGTFALSQLAAAVAAPANASLQPMLYIGILMMIIGIGFKVSAAPFHFWTPDVYEGTPTFFTAFMSTVVKTAGFAAFLKLLAVALPAAQGFWMPTIQAMCALTLLLGNVGAAAQDSPKRMLAYSSVSHAGYLLIGLVASKGVLKGEAASAIFFYSLAYSIATVASFGVLKLVNDHRQNDSYAGLNGLGRTNPLLAFVMTVAMLSLAGIPLTGGFFGKFFLLAAAVGQGYIGLVVFAVIMSMVGLYYYLRPLIAMYLRPADENATPVPVDGIQSATLVVLALLTIILGIAPGFLSGLL
- a CDS encoding VOC family protein, encoding MNHPILRVARPTDNLPALLRFYCDGLGLQQLASFSAHNGFDGVMLGHPQAPYHLEFTHQPGHSVGRAPTADNLLIFYLPDAAEWQAVVQRMAAAGFAPVPSYNLYWDQQGRTFEDPDGYRVVLQQAAWAL
- a CDS encoding serine hydrolase domain-containing protein; this encodes MKKLLLACCCLLGLLLSDNPAQAQTQTLYFPSLTGSTWASTTPASLGWCQPQLDSLLAFAGRKGSKSLLILKDGRMVVEQYYGTYTADSVWYWASAGKSLTATLVGLAQQDGILSLNDSTSRYLGRWTSATRPQQRQITIRHQLTMTTGLDDTPPAPCDNESTTPSCLRYLAPSATRWAYHTGAYRTLQDVLTQASGASSMTQYTNQRLGNRIGMTGVWVNDVYYSKARSMARFGLFILARGAWNGTQIMTDGAYFQAMTTPSQTMNRSYGYLWWVNGQASYKLPGSQLTFSGSFTPAAPADMIAALGKNDQKIYVVPSLGLVVVRQGQSAGQRTLAASSFDNELWTKIMAVFCRPMATAASSEAASYGAFPNPAVEILTLRQPAPTAVNVRLLDALGCQVRRQPTAGIETSVSVAALAPGLYTVQWLDAAGRVLASRRVARL
- a CDS encoding complex I subunit 4 family protein; the protein is MLTAVLLFLPLAAALLLLLTKGATARALALGASLIEFGLAVYTAFAFKNSGAAGFDLNYSWIPSAGINFHLGLDGLSLLLVLLTTFLVPLILLSAFKRDFDNPTAFYALVLFMQTGLLGVFTSLDAFLFYFFWEVALIPIYFLAGAWGGERRVAITLKFFLYTVVGSLLMLAGFVYLYLQTGPAAGSLAAHSSELSAFYSLKLSAAEQSWLFWLIFAAFAVKMPIFPFHTWQPDTYTDAPAPATMLLSGIMLKMGIYGTMRWLLPVVPLGVSQWQKPVIILSVIGIIYGAIIAIRQRDVKRLIAYSSLSHVGLMAAGVFSLTATGLQGTVVQMLAHGVNVVGMFFIADAIERRTGTRYIPDLGGLTRRTPVLSVCFLVMLLSTVALPLTGGFVGEFLLLAGVYQYNAWVGAVAGLTIIFSAVYLLRMFQRVMLGPDSAFSETITDLTGSELLVLVPLIALVFWIGLFPNSFLHLAEPAVASILEVVARGR
- a CDS encoding M15 family metallopeptidase, which codes for MISVRMEICHPFLYLWLTCCLSLFSSCAAQPPRETGVSRASELVELTQLDPTIKLDIRYATAHNFMGRVLYPQARAFLQRPAAEALVQVNAELKPLGYCLLVFDGYRPWRITKQMWDHTPVAKREFVADPRKGSRHNRGCAVDLSLWDIAANKEVPMPGEYDEMSPRSYVAYAGGTQVQRAARDLLRARMEAHGFAVLPAEWWHFDYKDWKAYPIQDVPFERL